GGCAACAACAACATGATTTATCTGATTGCGCGATGGAAAGTTTTCTATTAAATTACCGCTATTTTTTGTCCTTAACAACACAGGATATGCTTCTATATTAACCGCTTTTAATAGCGAAATTAAAAGTCCCGAAAGGTCTTTGCAATCACCGTAAAGATTTTTCAACACCTTTGAAGGAGCATTAGGCAATGTTCTGTGTCCTTCAATAGCGACTGCTACATACCGAAAGTTCTTCTGAATAAAATTCACTATATTTTTTATTTTATCTTCATCCGTATTACATCCACTTGTTAATTCATTCGCTTTCTGAACAATTTCTTTATCTGGCATTATAGTTTTACTCACAAAATTCTTGTAGTCCTGTCCTATCAATGCCCAGGATTCTTCTCGGCTGGTAATTTCATTAAATAAAAATTGCAAAGAACTCCAGGTCATAAGAATCCAGGAGGACATTTCAGCTAATGGTGGTGAGAAAACTTCCTTTTTCAACGCAGGCAGTTCTCGAACCGAGAATGAACCACGATTCCACCCCGGGTAATCACTGATTTCCTTTTTAATTTCTTTTCCGGGGAGATTTGAATAAATATATTTAAAACCAAGATAAGCAGGCACTTCATAAGAAAATTTAGCAAAAACAGTAAATTCATCTGTTTGGAAAAACCAGATCGGCACATATGGATATTTCAGTGCTATTGTATAAATATATTCAAGAATACAATTTGTATCCACATTGGGGAAAGTAAAAACCTTGGCTTTACTGTCTGCATATAATATAAAATCAGGAAAATCTGACACTTCAAAGACATCATCCTTATTGAGTGTGATGACTTCGCCATTGGGCTTAATAGTTCTTGCCTCAAGATATACTACATCGCCTATGTCAGACCAATAGGGTATTCTAACATTAGCATATTTTTTCCCCGCATCGTTGAAAATCTTAATTATAATATGCTCGGTAAAAGTAAAAATTTTATTCGCTTCATATTTCGCCTCACGCAGAAGAAATATCGCATCAGATTCCGGATAATCCTCCTTCTTTGGTGTAGTTTCAAAGTCTATTTTGCTGAAAGTCAGAGCAGGCTTATTAAAATAGGACTTCAGGTTGAGCCTTTTCTGGCTGTAACTTGTACATTGTATCATAAAAATGATTGAAAATACAATCAACTTATAGTAAATAACAGTTCTCATATGTGATACTATTATACATATTGCAATTTTAATGTCAATAAGTGAAAATATAGTAGTAGAGTCCTCTTCATTTTTTATTCTGTAATTAAACAACAAAAATATGTAAAATCTGAAATAAAGTTTGGGGCGTCTGGAATTCTAATTCAGACGGGCGGTAAAAATTAAGGCACGGCCGTGGAGTGAATTAATATATTCACCCTTGCCGCAATGCAAAATTTTACAAATCAGATAAGTCATTTTTTGTTAGAATATTTCATAAAATCAACCCTCATTCTTTGAAATAAAAAATAATTTCGTAAAAAGGAATGATATACACCATGGTTTTGTTAAGTTTGATACTCTTCTTTAATGATAAATTAACAATAAATGCCTTTGCCGGACGGTATTTTTCAATAAAACTTCTCAATGCCCTGGTTATCTCTGTCTCACTCATCCGTTTATATTTCACCTCTATTGGATAAACATC
This genomic interval from candidate division WOR-3 bacterium contains the following:
- a CDS encoding DUF3857 and transglutaminase domain-containing protein yields the protein MRTVIYYKLIVFSIIFMIQCTSYSQKRLNLKSYFNKPALTFSKIDFETTPKKEDYPESDAIFLLREAKYEANKIFTFTEHIIIKIFNDAGKKYANVRIPYWSDIGDVVYLEARTIKPNGEVITLNKDDVFEVSDFPDFILYADSKAKVFTFPNVDTNCILEYIYTIALKYPYVPIWFFQTDEFTVFAKFSYEVPAYLGFKYIYSNLPGKEIKKEISDYPGWNRGSFSVRELPALKKEVFSPPLAEMSSWILMTWSSLQFLFNEITSREESWALIGQDYKNFVSKTIMPDKEIVQKANELTSGCNTDEDKIKNIVNFIQKNFRYVAVAIEGHRTLPNAPSKVLKNLYGDCKDLSGLLISLLKAVNIEAYPVLLRTKNSGNLIENFPSRNQINHVVVAIPLKYFNDRKIYLKAIVTGENEYSSDDDFVIVDPTASSMPLGTIPSAIQGSNALLCIDENSHLAKLPESEYRDNTILNKVFLDSDNNGIFSMQIAGEEAARLRWQINRSSRDELREYFKKFIDKIPIKIVLDTFEIENLYMFDSALKIIIKFKKSGGTGVYKEQILIPVIFSPLKYFTELYNTKKREHHIYLDFPYYQSDIFKTVVSKEYNLMGLPEKTNINNEWFDYSMSSYYSGDTVVVNRAVAVKSRIIPKDEFEKIKGDIDKVMDSYHKVIILSKKK